In the genome of Pyrobaculum islandicum DSM 4184, the window GATGCGACAGTTGGTAAACTAGCGGCTGCACAAGCGGAGGCCTTTATGAAATATCTACCGATACATTCGGTAATAATTACAAAGATGGATAGCACTGCGAGAGGCGGCGGCGCATTAGCCGCTGTTATTAAAACGGGGGCTAGGGTGAAGTTTATAGGCGTTGGCGAAGACGTAGACGAATTCGATTTGTTTAACCCACGTAAGTTTGTGGCAAGAGTCCTCGGGATGGGCGACCTAGACGCGTTAGTAGAAAAGATAAAAGCCGTATTTGAAGAAGAGAAGGTTCTACAGGAGATAGAGTCTGGGAGATTAGATCTTTTAACTTTTAAAAAACAGATAGAGGGTTTGTTAAAACTTGGGCCGCTGAGTAAGGTACTTCAACTGTTGCCAGGGGGTTTTGCCGCAAAAATCTCGGAGGAGCAAGTTGAACTTTCGCAAAAGAATCTAAAGAAGTGGTATGCCATATTAAGTTCTATGACAATAGAAGAGTTAAAGAACCCAGATATTCTAAATGCTTCAAGAATCCGCAGAATAGCGCTTGGCGCTGGCGTTACACCTAAAGACGTAAAAGAGATGCTAACTGTATATGAAAACCTGAAGAAGATGTCTAAGACTTTAAAGAGACAGCTGAGAATGAGGATACCAAAGTGAGGCGTTTTCTCGTAGTGACTTCATTACGAAGATTTACGGCGGAGCCGCATATACATGCAAAACTGCTTGTCGCCGCCCTCTTGATTTCCAATGGCATACGTAAAGACGCCGAAGCTGTGTTTTACCTAGTAGATTTACAAAAGACAGTAAAAATTCTTGGCAGCCGGGTAAAGAGACTTTTTCCAGATGAAGACTCCTCAGTGGGATTTCTAAAAAAGGCATTTGCAGGCGAAAAATTAACAGGTGTGATAGTAAAGAGGGGGGCTTCTGACTTAACTATAGGAACGACAGTGGGGCCGGGAGGTCGACGTAGGTGTATGCCTAACCCACCCTTTACCTACGTGGTAGTGTTTGAGCCATTTGACATAGACTTGGAATGTGATGCTGGGTTAGGAAAACTACCACCACATCACCAAGTCGTAATTATTAATATTGAAACTGATAGACTTCTCTACCACAGGCGATAAGTTAAATATTATCTCTAGTTGTGGACGTCGTGGATATACTAGAAAAATCTCTTGAAATTCTCAAGGCCTACCCACTTTGTGACTCTTGTCTTGGTAGACTTTTTGCACAAATGGGTTACGCGCTGGAGAATTGGGAAAGGGGTTTTAGTATAAAGACGATGTTACATATGAAATTAGTCACACTTTTCCGCCAAGGCGTTGATGTTACTACAGATTTAAAAAGCCTAGCTCGTATACATAAACCTACTAGGCGCTTTCTCTCAACTATTGGAATTACTGTGGAGGAGGCTCAGTGTTATATATGCGGAGGTCTTCTCTCGAATGTTGAACGTTTTGCTAAAGAGGCTGTATCAAAAGTCGATGGAATAGAGTTTGAAACTTTTGCAGTAGGTACCACAATACCAAGAGAAATTCTTGAAAGAGAGTCAGAGGTTGTAAAAAAATTCCTCGTCTCTACAGGAGAATCTATTAAACATGAGATTAATAGGAGAATCGGCAAGGAGCTTTTAAGACTACTAGGCAGACGCGTTGATAAACAACGGCCAAATATCTTAATAAAGATAGATTTGATAAACGGTAAGATAGATATAGTGAAGAATCCTCTTCTTATAGAAGGGGTATATCTAAAACTTAGCCGGAGGATTTCTCAAGCTAAGAAATTCGGTAATGTAAAATCCTCCTTGTTGGAGAAGCTACAGTACATCAGGGATATGTATGGCGGCGTAGAACACATAATTCATGTATCAGGGAGGGAGGATAGCGACGCTAGAATGTTGGGGCCCGGCAGACCTCTTGTTGTGGAAATCAAACAGCCGACTAAATACAAAGGACTCCCACATCTATACTCCGACGGGGACGTGATCTTTATCCCACTTGGTTTTACCACTAGAGATGAAGTCAGAAAGCTAAAAGAAAAGGCTAAGACAGATATAAAATTATATCGTGCATTAGTATACTCCGATCGCCCGCTTTCTGAGGAGGAGCTTAGAAAACTTGCTGAACTTTCGGGCAAGACAGTAGTCCAATACACACCGCGTCGAATTAAGAGACTTAATCCAAGAAAGAAGAGGACGAGGATGGTTTATGAAATCGTTTGGCGTTTTATATCGTCTCACGTCTTTGAGCTTTATGTAAGATGTCAGGGTGGGCTCTATGTAAAAGAGTTTATTCACGGCGATGGAGGTAGAACTACGCCAAGCGTTGCTGAAATTTTAAACACGTACTTAGAAGTGTTAGAGCTTGACGTGCTATCTATAGAATAGTTTTTAACTAAATGATTTAACAATCCTGTGGAGAGAATAGTAGTTGTAAATTTCGGCGGGCAATATGCCCATTTAATTGCCAGACGTCTCAGAGAAAGGGGGGTGTATACGGAGATTGTTACGCCTGAAGACGCCGTTGAAATAGCCAAAGCGCCAGATGTAAAAGCAATAATTCTCTCTGGAGGCCCTAGTTCTGTTTATCAAGAAGGTGCGCCTGACGTACCAGATGAGTTATTTGCTATTGGTAAGCCTATACTTGGCATATGCTATGGACACCAATTGATTGCAAAAAAGTTGGGGGGTTTGGTAAGGCGGGGTAAGGGTGAATATGGTAAGACGTTGGTAAGGGTGTTGGTAAACGACCATATTTTCGACACATGGGAAAGCGAAGAGATAGTTTGGATGAGCCATAGCGACTATGTAGCGCAACCTCCAGAAGGGTTTACCATTTTGGCAGTAAGCGAGAATGGGTACGTGGCTGCTATGAAGAAGGATTATATCTACGGTGTACAATTCCACCCAGAGGTTGTCCATACGCCAAAAGGCGGTGTATTGTTGGAGAATTTTGCTAGGAAAATAGCCGGGGTAAAGCATGTGTGGAAACCAGAGGATCAGATAGGCAAACTCATTGAGGAGATTAGAAAGGAGGTAAAAGATGGCGATATAATTATCGGCGTAAGCGGTGGCGTTGATAGTACTGTAGTTGCTGTACTTGTACATATGGCAGTTGGAGAGAGGGCAAAGGCTGTGTTTATAGACCATGGGTTGTTTAGAGAGGGAGAGCCTGAGCAAGTTGTGAAACTATTAAATTCGCTTGGCATAAAAGTTTACTACGTTGACGCGCGTGAGCGATTTCTAAAGCGGCTAGAGGGCGTCTCTGACTGTGAAGAAAAACGTAGAATAATAGGGGAGACATTTGCAGAAGTATTTACAGAGACTTTATCCAAGTTCCCAGAGGTGAAATATTTAGCTCAAGGCACTCTGTACCCTGACGTTATAGAAAGCGGAGCGGTAAAGGGAGCAGATAAAATAAAGAGTCATCATAACGTAGGCGGTTTACCAAGGTGGTTTAACTTAAAACTTATCGAGCCGCTTCGCGAGTTCTACAAAGATGAAGTAAGAAAATTGGCAAGGGCCCTAGGCTTGCCAGACGAGGTGGTATACAGACACCCATTTCCAGGCCCTGGTTTAGCAGTACGTATAATCGGGCCGTTTACCAGAGAGAAGTTGGAAATTGTGAGAAAGGCTACTAAAATTATAGAAGAGGAGTTGGAGAAAGGAGGTATTTTGAGAAAGGTGTGGCAAGCTTTTGCAGTAGTTGGCGATGACAAATGGGTGGGTGTGAAGGGTGATAGACGTACTGTCGGTTATATTGTAACTATAAGGGTTGTAGAGAGTGAAGACGCGATGACGGCAGATTGGTCGCGTTTACCCTATGAAGTCATAGAGAGAATCTCAACACGTATAACTTCCGAAATCCCCCAAGTGACTATGGTTACATATGCCGTCACTACAAAACCGCCGTCAACTATAGAACCCTGTTAATATGCGGTCGGCCCTACCGGCTCCGCCTTCATACTCGCCCGTCACGCGGGCGTAAATCTGGCGGGCGGGGAACCGGGGGTTCTTTTTAATCTTCGCCTAAATTTAAAAACTTTAATCTGGTGGGAGGGTATGTACATAGGTACAGATTTCGTAATTGTCAGCGAGAGCTATCTAGCGACGCGGGCGGGCTACGAGACTTATAAAGCTGGCGGCAACGCTATAGATGCTATTACTTGTGCCTCTATAGTATTAACATATACGTTGCCACATCTAGGCGGTGTTGGAGGAGATTTTCTGGCGCTTGTACATAGCGGCAGTAATGTAGAAGCTATATTGGGGCTGGGGTGGGCTCCAAGGAGAATCCCAGAGAAACCCCCGCGGAGGGGTTTACGCTCAGCTACTGTGCCGGGCTATGTGGCTGGTCTCTATGAATTCCACAGGAGACACGGCGTTTTAGAGTGGAGGGAGGTTGTAGACATAGCACTTAATGCTATGGAAAAAGCGACGTTGCACCCATCTCTAGCGTACGCAATAGAGAGACATAAAGATGTACTTGTTGCAGACCCTGGTGGCCGTATATATCTTAGTTTACCTCGACTATCTGGCGCGCCTTATCGTATAGACCCGTTAATAAAGCTGTGGAACAAACTTAGAGAGAACCCACTGTCTTTTTACGACGAAATTGCTAACGACATACTATATGACTATTTTGAACTAGAGGATTTCTCGAGATTTAAAGCCGAAGTGAAAAAGCCCGTGTATATAGAGTTGGGGGATTGGATTATATATGAGGCGCCGCCCCCCTCTCTTGGTTTTGCTGTGTTACTTGCGGTGAAGTTGACTAAACGCGCCGAGGGGGCGTTTAGCTATTCCAGGATTCAGAATACTGTTGCGGCGTTGAGAAAAGCGCATTGGGCACGCGACCGCTATTTACACGACGGCTATATACCACTTGACGATTTACTAAGTGGCAAGATAGAGCTAGGCGAAGCCGAAGTCCCAGAGCCCACCCCAGGCACTACATATCTCGCGGCGGCGGATAGAGACTTTGTAGTTTCTGCTATACAATCTCTCTACTATCCCTTTGGCGCAGGGTTTACAGATGCCAAATGGGGGATAACATTTAACAATAGGGCAAGCGATTTTACACATGGTTTAAACAGTGCATCTCCTCACAAAAGACCTGCACATACCCTCTCGGCTGTAGTAATGGAGAGAGGGGGCGAGATTTATGCACTCGGGGCAAGCGCCGGTCATTATAGACCTGCCATTTATACACAATTAATACACAATATAGTATGGTATGGAATGGATCCACGCCAAGCCATATGGGCCCCCCGTTTTATTTGGTTGCGTGGCGCCGAGGTTCAAGCAGAGGAGGGTTGGGAAGGGGGGCCTGGAGTACATATCGTAAAATACCCCAGCCGCATGGGCGTAGCGGCTTTAGCGGCTAGAAAAAACGGCACACTAGTTGCAGTCTCCGATATACGTGGCGACGGCTTAGCCTTGGGGATATAGCGAAAAATTTATTTTCAAAGATCAAAGAAATAGCTATGGGCTATCGGTGCGCAATCTGTGGCAGGGAGGACACCCCACTTTTAGAGGCTAACATAAAGGGTATAGGACCCGCGCTAGTATGTCCAGACTGTTGGTCTAAACTTATGGCAGAAAACAAGATAATTGTAGGAACTAGTGGCGGGGGTTGTCCCTGCGGTTAGACGTAGTTGTCGTGTAAAATATTTAAATCGTCATAAATACTATAGCAGGAAGCGCGGGGGTGCCCGAGCCAGGTCAAAGGGGCAGGGTTGAGGTCCCTGTGGCGTAGGCCTGCGTGGGTTCAAATCCCACCCCCCGCACCACCTCTATAGTCTTATATAGATCTTAACATATTTTAACAGTCTCATTCTTGTAGTTATGAATAAGTCTCTAGCTGTAGGAATAGTTGTTTTAGTTGTCGTGTTGGCAGTTATAGCAATATTCCTATCTCAACAACAAGCCCCTGCGCCCCGTCCGTTGCCACAGTCTTCAAGTCCCACTACAACGCAGACTCCTATTCCCACCACGCCGAAGTCTTCTCCCACTTCTACAACGCCGCAACCAACTTCGCTTACGATCGGAGTGACAGATAAAGTCACCGACTTAGATCCAGCGAACGCCTACGACTTCTTTACATGGGAAATTTTCTACAACACAATGGCGGGGCTCGTTAGATACAAGCCGGGAACAACAGAGCTAGAGCCCGACCTAGCTGAGAATTGGACGGTGCTAGAGGGGGGCAAGGTGTGGGTGTTTAAACTAAGGCCAAATCTTAAGTTCTGTGACGGTACCCCGCTTACTGCCAGTGATGTAAAGCGGTCTATCGAGCGCGTAATGAAGATAAACGGGGACCCTGCTTGGCTTGTCACAGATTTTGTAGAAAAGGTAGAGACACCCAACGCAACTACAGTGATCTTCTACTTGAAGACACCTGTCTCCTACTTCCTAGCGCTTGTAGCAACGCCGCCTTACTTCCCCGTACATCCAAAATATGTACCCGATAGAATCGACTCGGATCAGACGGCAGGCGGCGCAGGGCCCTACTGTATAAAGTCATTTGTGAGAGACCAACAGATAGTGCTAGAGGCAAATC includes:
- the guaA gene encoding glutamine-hydrolyzing GMP synthase; translation: MERIVVVNFGGQYAHLIARRLRERGVYTEIVTPEDAVEIAKAPDVKAIILSGGPSSVYQEGAPDVPDELFAIGKPILGICYGHQLIAKKLGGLVRRGKGEYGKTLVRVLVNDHIFDTWESEEIVWMSHSDYVAQPPEGFTILAVSENGYVAAMKKDYIYGVQFHPEVVHTPKGGVLLENFARKIAGVKHVWKPEDQIGKLIEEIRKEVKDGDIIIGVSGGVDSTVVAVLVHMAVGERAKAVFIDHGLFREGEPEQVVKLLNSLGIKVYYVDARERFLKRLEGVSDCEEKRRIIGETFAEVFTETLSKFPEVKYLAQGTLYPDVIESGAVKGADKIKSHHNVGGLPRWFNLKLIEPLREFYKDEVRKLARALGLPDEVVYRHPFPGPGLAVRIIGPFTREKLEIVRKATKIIEEELEKGGILRKVWQAFAVVGDDKWVGVKGDRRTVGYIVTIRVVESEDAMTADWSRLPYEVIERISTRITSEIPQVTMVTYAVTTKPPSTIEPC
- a CDS encoding gamma-glutamyltransferase, translating into MYIGTDFVIVSESYLATRAGYETYKAGGNAIDAITCASIVLTYTLPHLGGVGGDFLALVHSGSNVEAILGLGWAPRRIPEKPPRRGLRSATVPGYVAGLYEFHRRHGVLEWREVVDIALNAMEKATLHPSLAYAIERHKDVLVADPGGRIYLSLPRLSGAPYRIDPLIKLWNKLRENPLSFYDEIANDILYDYFELEDFSRFKAEVKKPVYIELGDWIIYEAPPPSLGFAVLLAVKLTKRAEGAFSYSRIQNTVAALRKAHWARDRYLHDGYIPLDDLLSGKIELGEAEVPEPTPGTTYLAAADRDFVVSAIQSLYYPFGAGFTDAKWGITFNNRASDFTHGLNSASPHKRPAHTLSAVVMERGGEIYALGASAGHYRPAIYTQLIHNIVWYGMDPRQAIWAPRFIWLRGAEVQAEEGWEGGPGVHIVKYPSRMGVAALAARKNGTLVAVSDIRGDGLALGI
- a CDS encoding tRNA pseudouridine(54/55) synthase Pus10, producing MDILEKSLEILKAYPLCDSCLGRLFAQMGYALENWERGFSIKTMLHMKLVTLFRQGVDVTTDLKSLARIHKPTRRFLSTIGITVEEAQCYICGGLLSNVERFAKEAVSKVDGIEFETFAVGTTIPREILERESEVVKKFLVSTGESIKHEINRRIGKELLRLLGRRVDKQRPNILIKIDLINGKIDIVKNPLLIEGVYLKLSRRISQAKKFGNVKSSLLEKLQYIRDMYGGVEHIIHVSGREDSDARMLGPGRPLVVEIKQPTKYKGLPHLYSDGDVIFIPLGFTTRDEVRKLKEKAKTDIKLYRALVYSDRPLSEEELRKLAELSGKTVVQYTPRRIKRLNPRKKRTRMVYEIVWRFISSHVFELYVRCQGGLYVKEFIHGDGGRTTPSVAEILNTYLEVLELDVLSIE
- a CDS encoding signal recognition particle protein Srp54 gives rise to the protein MKALGEVFSKLVEKIRGVSYIDEATLQELSREIQRALLKADVPLDMVKTFTENAVKRMREEKPPAGIPPREYVLYILYDELVKLLGGEQPAEFKPVKKPYLVLLLGVEGSGKTTTAAKLARYLVKRGYRVGLVETDTIRPAAFDQLKQLAEKIGVPFYGERDSKDAVEIARRGVQNFKNMDVVIIDTAGRHKNEEALLQEVKMIYEAVNPDEVILVIDATVGKLAAAQAEAFMKYLPIHSVIITKMDSTARGGGALAAVIKTGARVKFIGVGEDVDEFDLFNPRKFVARVLGMGDLDALVEKIKAVFEEEKVLQEIESGRLDLLTFKKQIEGLLKLGPLSKVLQLLPGGFAAKISEEQVELSQKNLKKWYAILSSMTIEELKNPDILNASRIRRIALGAGVTPKDVKEMLTVYENLKKMSKTLKRQLRMRIPK